Proteins from a single region of Pyrus communis chromosome 6, drPyrComm1.1, whole genome shotgun sequence:
- the LOC137736913 gene encoding aldehyde dehydrogenase family 2 member B7, mitochondrial-like — translation MATRRVGSLLNRSFTSASMFSKGRSSSVVRGIGKYSTDASIESPISPSVKVNNTQLLINGQFVDSASGKTFPTFDPRTGEVIAHVAEGDAEDVNRAVSAARKAFDEGPWPKMTAYERSRVLLRFADLIEKHNDEIAALETWDNGKPFEQAAKIEVPMVVRFFRYYAGFADKIHGLTVPADGEYHVQTLHEPIGVAGQIIPWNFPLLMFAWKVAPALACGNTIVLKSSEQTPLSALYAATLLQEAGLPPGVLNVVSGFGPTVGASLASHMDVDKFAFTGSTDTGKKILELAAKSNLKNVTLELGGKSPFIVCEDADVDKAVEMAHFALFFNQGQCCCSGSRTFVHEKVYDEFLEKAKARAERRLVGDPFKGGIEQGPQIDSVQFEKILKYIDYGVKAGAKLETGGERVGTKGFYIKPTVFSDVQDDMSIACEEIFGPVQTILKYKDLNEVIRRANNSRYGLAAGVFTQNIDTANTLTRALRVGSVFINCYYVFDASIPFGGYKMSGIGREKGIYSLSNYLQVKAVVTPLKNPAWL, via the exons ATGGCGACTCGGAGGGTCGGCTCGCTTTTGAATCGTTCCTTCACTTCTGCTTCTATGTTTTCCAAAG GGAGGTCTTCTTCTGTGGTTAGAGGAATTGGTAAATATAGCACCGATGCTTCCATTGAGTCACCAATCTCTCCATCCGTCAAAGTAAATAATACCCAGCTTCTAATTAATGGACAATTTGTAGATTCTGCATCAG GGAAAACTTTTCCCACATTTGACCCCCGGACTGGTGAAGTGATTGCTCATGTCGCTGAAGGCGATGCTGAAGATGTAAACCGAGCAGTTTCTGCTGCCCGCAAGGCATTTGATGAAGGACCGTGGCCTAAGATGACAGCTTAT GAAAGATCACGAGTCCTTCTCCGCTTTGCTGATTTGATTGAAAAGCACAATGATGAAATTGCAGCCCTTGAGACTTGGGATAATGGGAAGCCATTTGAACAGGCTGCTAAAATTGAAGTACCAATGGTAGTTCGGTTTTTTCGTTACTATGCTG GATTTGCGGACAAGATTCATGGTCTCACGGTTCCAGCTGATGGAGAGTATCATGTGCAAACCTTGCATGAACCTATCGGTGTTGCAGGTCAGATTATACCATGGAATTTCCCTCTTCTCATGTTTGCTTGGAAGGTTGCGCCTGCTTTAGCATGCGGCAACACCATTGTTTTGAAGTCCTCAGAGCAGACACCATTGTCTGCTCTATATGCAGCAACTCTGTTGCAAGAG gcCGGACTTCCTCCAGGTGTTTTGAATGTGGTTAGTGGTTTTGGTCCAACTGTTGGTGCATCCCTTGCTAGTCATATGGACGTTGATAAG TTTGCGTTTACTGGATCAACTGACACCGGTAAAAAAATACTTGAATTGGCTGCCAAAAGCAATCTTAAGAACGTAACTTTGGAGCTTGGCGGGAAATCCCCGTTCATTGTATGTGAGGATGCTGATGTAGATAAGGCTGTTGAGATGGCACATTTCGCTCTATTCTTTAATCAG GGTCAATGCTGCTGCTCTGGTTCTCGTACTTTTGTACATGAAAAAGTATATGATGAGTTCTTAGAGAAAGCAAAAGCCCGTGCTGAGAGACGCCTTGTTGGAGACCCGTTCAAAGGGGGCATTGAGCAAGGTCCTCAG ATCGATTCGGTCCAATTTGAGAAGATCCTGAAGTACATAGATTACGGTGTTAAAGCTGGAGCTAAACTGGAAACCGGAGGAGAGAGGGTTGGCACAAAGGGTTTCTATATTAAGCCCACCGTATTCTCAGATGTTCAG GATGACATGTCAATAGCTTGCGAAGAGATATTTGGTCCGGTGCAGACCATCTTGAAGTACAA GGATCTGAATGAGGTGATACGAAGAGCAAATAACTCTCGCTATGGACTTGCTGCAGGGGTCTTTACACAAAACATAGACACTGCAAACACATTGACTCGAGCATTGCGCGTCGGTAGTGTATTTATAAACTGCTACTATGTCTTTGATGCCTCTATTCCGTTTGGAGGGTACAAGATGAGTGGAATCGGAAGAGAGAAAGGCATTTACAGTCTTTCCAATTACTTGCAAGTCAAGGCTGTTGTCACCCCCCTGAAGAATCCTGCATGGCTATGA
- the LOC137736912 gene encoding U-box domain-containing protein 19-like, which yields MIQRSNGSGRRILTYPAVHPCEAIAPQTLLTSLIALTRNICSFKPKFMASNARNAREIIRQVGVVRVFLDEVRDGSLGLPASAVLSLSELHLAFQKVQFLLEDLARDDARVWMLMNSSLVASQFRILSRAMGTAIDVLPLGSVSAAVEVKEHVELVARQARKAGYEVDPDDIRVASAVWSVLSGFQKRVVPGVGDLKRVLEFLGIRKWSKCEKQVKFLDSEIVLENLSEEKREVALLSSLKGLMCYCRCVLFDVVDGEPGRRSETKRGGGEAVGCFNLEDFRCPISLEIMADPVTVATGQSYDRCSIAKWFRAGNFICPKTGEKLKNTEVVPNLALKRLIQQHCFENGGAFADSGHRNRDIGRARLAVAGSLADEGAMKMVAEFLNGRLAVGTVEEQNKAAYEIRLLTKTSIFNRSCLVEAGVVPHLLKLLCSADSVTQENAIASLLNISKYSKSKAVIVENGGLNLMVDVLKKGLKSEARQHAAGTLFYLASIEEYRRLIGENADAIPALMVLIKDGTDKAKKNALVAIFGLLTRPANHRRVIAAGVVPLLVHVLTSFDSEALVMHALEILSTLAEKADGSIAILHCKALDSIVGILNSSIPRAGKEFCVSLLLALCVNGSGDVVALLAKSPSLMGSLYSQLSEGTSRASRKASSLIRVLHEFHERSSGSISPVLPQERFVHVR from the coding sequence ATGATCCAAAGATCTAACGGTTCGGGTCGCCGGATTCTCACATACCCGGCGGTTCATCCCTGCGAAGCCATAGCTCCGCAGACACTCCTGACGTCGCTCATTGCTCTCACCCGCAACATTTGCTCTTTCAAGCCGAAGTTCATGGCCAGCAACGCCAGAAACGCCCGGGAAATAATCCGACAAGTCGGAGTCGTACGGGTTTTTCTCGACGAAGTCCGAGACGGGTCGTTGGGTCTTCCGGCCTCCGCGGTTCTGAGCTTGTCGGAGCTCCACTTGGCCTTCCAGAAAGTTCAGTTCTTGCTGGAAGACTTGGCCAGGGACGACGCCCGGGTATGGATGCTGATGAATTCGAGTCTCGTGGCGAGTCAATTCCGTATCCTGAGTCGGGCCATGGGTACGGCTATCGATGTTCTCCCTCTCGGGTCGGTCAGCGCCGCCGTCGAGGTCAAGGAGCACGTGGAATTGGTGGCCAGGCAAGCGCGAAAGGCGGGGTATGAAGTCGACCCGGATGATATTCGGGTCGCGTCGGCGGTATGGTCCGTTTTGTCCGGGTTTCAGAAACGGGTCGTTCCGGGCGTGGGAGATTTGAAACGGGTTCTCGAGTTTCTCGGGATTAGGAAGTGGAGCAAGTGTGAGAAGCAAGTCAAGTTCTTGGATTCGGAAATTGTTCTCGAGAATTTGAGcgaggagaagagagaggtgGCCTTGTTGAGCAGCCTGAAGGGGTTGATGTGCTACTGTCGATGTGTGTTGTTCGATGTTGTCGATGGGGAACCGGGTCGAAGATCCGAGACCAAACGCGGCGGCGGCGAGGCGGTGGGTTGCTTCAATTTAGAAGATTTCCGGTGCCCGATTTCGCTGGAAATCATGGCTGATCCGGTGACGGTAGCAACAGGGCAGAGCTACGATCGGTGCTCGATTGCGAAATGGTTCAGAGCTGGCAATTTCATTTGTCCCAAGACAGGGGAGAAGCTCAAGAACACGGAAGTGGTGCCGAATTTGGCGCTGAAGAGGTTGATCCAGCAGCACTGTTTCGAAAATGGTGGTGCGTTTGCTGATTCGGGTCATCGAAATCGTGACATTGGGAGGGCTAGGCTTGCAGTTGCAGGGAGTTTGGCAGATGAGGGAGCCATGAAAATGGTGGCCGAGTTTCTTAATGGAAGGCTTGCGGTTGGGACAGTAGAAGAGCAGAACAAGGCTGCTTATGAAATCCGGCTTCTTACGAAAACAAGCATTTTTAACAGGTCTTGTTTGGTTGAAGCCGGTGTGGTTCCACATTTGTTGAAGCTGTTGTGTTCAGCTGATTCGGTGACTCAAGAGAACGCCATTGCATCCTTGCTGAATATTTCGAAGTATTCGAAAAGCAAGGCCGTGATTGTCGAAAATGGGGGTCTGAATTTGATGGTAGATGTGTTGAAGAAAGGTCTCAAATCAGAGGCTCGGCAGCATGCTGCTGGCACATTGTTTTACCTCGCTTCGATCGAGGAGTACAGGAGATTGATCGGAGAAAATGCAGATGCCATACCGGCTTTGATGGTGCTGATCAAGGATGGGACTGATAAGGCCAAGAAAAACGCGTTGGTTGCGATTTTTGGGCTCCTCACACGCCCTGCAAATCATAGGAGGGTGATAGCAGCAGGAGTAGTTCCTCTGCTCGTTCATGTCTTAACATCATTTGATAGTGAAGCTCTCGTCATGCATGCTCTGGAAATTCTGTCAACTCTCGCAGAGAAAGCTGATGGATCGATTGCAATTTTGCATTGCAAAGCATTGGATTCGATTGTGGGGATCCTGAACTCCTCCATTCCAAGGGCAGGGAAGGAGTTCTGTGTATCTCTGTTGCTTGCTCTTTGCGTAAATGGCAGCGGAGATGTGGTTGCTCTTCTAGCGAAGAGCCCTTCGCTTATGGGATCTTTGTATTCCCAACTAAGCGAAGGCACATCCCGAGCAAGCAGAAAGGCCAGTTCTCTCATCAGGGTCCTGCATGAGTTCCATGAAAGGTCATCCGGCTCAATCTCTCCGGTTCTTCCACAAGAGCGATTCGTTCACGTTAGGTAA